A genomic window from Fibrobacterota bacterium includes:
- a CDS encoding TIGR03960 family B12-binding radical SAM protein codes for MTLKDRIAPLLAQVENPYRYIGGEAGQTVKETAECRIALVFPDLYELGMSNNAIRILYHVVNMDPRWAAERAFAPWPDMAEKLREADLPLTSLETHRALGDFDVVGITLQTELNYTNVPYVLDLARIPVWASERSESDPLVIGGGPCMANPEPVAPFFDAFVIGDGEILIRSIMELAQRKREQGLTRAETLRQLAGLPGMYVPSLLPMEMGPQGDLIPVGIDGNGPYARAKGVQRTWVQTLVPADIPVRTPSPNGDVVHERFAVELLRGCTQGCRFCQAGYWYRPIRELSPDAVIDLAKAGLAATGSDELGLLSLSTADYSQIMPLVDRLVEDPAFRHVNLSLPSLRANMFGQALARKVARARGSRTATFAPETGSERLRKVINKTISDQDMYDAAEGVFANGGHSIKLYTMIGLPTESLDDMDSFCGLIDGLARMGARHTRRAEVHPNVGIMVPKPFTPMQWEPFVGRDDSRERIQRVRDRFRGKKHVRITWSHWEIGFIESLFARGDRQLAPMILDASRKGMVFESNEHSFQGLAAWQEIFQAHGYDADHRVFRVRELDEVFPWDFIHAGATKGFLKEEWKRMRKPETPEVPDCRWGACNHCGIPGNYEDIQLAPVDPNQKLLPPPGTFAGKAKAGPAAGLPPEAEGRAKLDPSSLARLQHRPKPETREEIVSEAQAKSERGEAWLLHFAKLDLARFLSHHGTMGLLEKAFRRSGLKLFYSRGFNPRPRLVNAGALPVGLGSQAEPLMVELEGAPFAESSEAPAEFLERLSSFLPEGLRAISFRRQNNHRLPVPPTMTYRLEPQDDANLLEMAAQRFREGSLPDTLDGRGRPVCTAEEVTEIVWTGSELLLTARVNNAGNTVSPFALLAGATDIPLDALRRREVLKLA; via the coding sequence ATGACGCTCAAGGACCGGATCGCGCCCCTTCTCGCCCAGGTGGAGAACCCCTACCGCTACATCGGAGGGGAAGCGGGACAGACCGTCAAGGAAACCGCGGAGTGCCGGATCGCCTTGGTGTTCCCGGACCTCTACGAATTGGGAATGTCCAACAACGCCATCCGGATCCTGTACCATGTGGTGAACATGGATCCCCGCTGGGCCGCCGAGCGAGCCTTCGCGCCGTGGCCGGACATGGCGGAAAAACTGCGCGAAGCCGATCTCCCGCTGACCAGCCTGGAAACACACCGGGCGCTTGGCGACTTCGATGTGGTGGGGATCACGCTGCAGACCGAACTCAACTACACCAACGTTCCCTACGTGCTGGATCTCGCTCGGATTCCCGTCTGGGCATCCGAACGCTCCGAATCCGATCCACTGGTGATCGGGGGTGGCCCGTGCATGGCCAATCCGGAACCGGTCGCGCCATTTTTCGACGCCTTCGTGATCGGTGACGGCGAGATCCTGATCCGCTCGATCATGGAGCTCGCCCAGCGCAAACGCGAGCAGGGCCTGACGCGTGCGGAAACCCTCCGCCAACTGGCGGGACTTCCCGGCATGTACGTGCCATCGCTTCTGCCCATGGAAATGGGCCCGCAGGGAGATCTGATCCCGGTGGGGATCGATGGAAACGGACCTTACGCCCGCGCCAAGGGAGTCCAGCGCACCTGGGTGCAGACCCTGGTTCCCGCCGACATCCCCGTGCGCACGCCCTCTCCCAACGGCGACGTGGTGCACGAACGCTTCGCCGTGGAGCTTCTGCGCGGCTGCACCCAGGGATGCAGATTCTGTCAGGCAGGCTACTGGTACCGCCCGATCCGGGAATTGTCGCCGGACGCGGTGATCGATCTGGCCAAGGCGGGCCTTGCCGCCACCGGCTCCGACGAGCTGGGACTCTTGTCGCTTTCCACCGCCGACTATTCGCAGATCATGCCCCTGGTGGACCGTCTGGTGGAAGACCCGGCGTTCCGCCACGTGAACCTTTCCCTGCCGTCGCTTCGCGCCAACATGTTCGGCCAGGCCCTGGCCCGCAAGGTCGCCCGGGCCCGCGGCAGCCGCACGGCCACCTTCGCGCCGGAAACCGGATCCGAGCGCCTGCGCAAGGTGATCAACAAGACGATTTCCGACCAGGACATGTACGACGCCGCCGAAGGCGTGTTCGCCAACGGCGGGCATTCCATCAAGCTCTACACGATGATCGGCCTGCCCACGGAATCACTCGACGACATGGATTCGTTCTGCGGACTGATCGATGGCTTGGCCCGCATGGGCGCCCGCCACACCCGCCGCGCGGAAGTCCACCCCAACGTGGGGATCATGGTCCCCAAGCCGTTCACCCCGATGCAATGGGAGCCCTTCGTGGGACGGGACGACTCCCGCGAGCGCATCCAACGCGTTCGCGACCGCTTCCGCGGCAAAAAACACGTGCGCATCACGTGGAGCCACTGGGAAATCGGCTTCATCGAATCGCTGTTCGCCCGTGGCGATCGCCAGCTGGCCCCGATGATCCTCGATGCATCGCGCAAGGGAATGGTGTTCGAATCCAACGAGCACAGCTTCCAAGGTCTGGCCGCTTGGCAGGAAATCTTCCAGGCCCATGGCTACGATGCCGACCATCGCGTGTTTCGCGTTCGCGAGCTGGACGAAGTGTTCCCTTGGGACTTCATCCACGCGGGAGCGACCAAGGGCTTTTTGAAGGAAGAGTGGAAGCGCATGCGCAAGCCGGAAACCCCCGAGGTTCCGGACTGTCGTTGGGGCGCCTGCAACCACTGCGGCATTCCCGGCAACTACGAAGACATCCAACTCGCGCCGGTGGATCCCAACCAAAAACTGCTCCCCCCTCCCGGCACCTTCGCGGGCAAGGCCAAGGCAGGCCCCGCGGCGGGATTGCCGCCCGAAGCCGAAGGCCGCGCGAAGCTGGATCCCAGCTCGCTGGCCCGCCTCCAGCACCGCCCCAAGCCCGAGACGCGCGAAGAGATCGTGAGCGAAGCCCAGGCCAAATCCGAGCGAGGCGAGGCCTGGCTGTTGCACTTCGCCAAGCTCGACCTCGCGCGCTTCTTGAGCCACCACGGCACCATGGGTCTGTTGGAGAAGGCTTTCCGCAGATCGGGCCTGAAGCTCTTCTACAGCCGCGGTTTCAATCCGCGTCCTCGCCTGGTGAACGCCGGCGCCTTGCCGGTGGGCCTGGGAAGCCAAGCGGAACCTTTGATGGTGGAATTGGAAGGAGCACCCTTCGCGGAATCCAGCGAGGCACCCGCCGAGTTCCTGGAGCGTCTTTCTTCGTTCTTGCCCGAAGGGCTACGTGCCATTTCCTTCCGCCGCCAGAACAACCACCGCCTGCCGGTCCCGCCCACGATGACCTACCGCCTGGAACCCCAGGACGACGCCAACCTGCTGGAAATGGCCGCCCAACGGTTCCGGGAAGGATCCCTTCCGGACACCCTGGACGGCCGAGGCCGCCCGGTCTGCACCGCGGAAGAGGTGACGGAAATCGTCTGGACCGGATCCGAGCTCCTCCTGACGGCCCGGGTCAACAACGCGGGCAACACGGTCTCCCCCTTCGCCCTGCTGGCCGGCGCCACCGACATCCCCCTGGATGCCCTGCGCCGCCGGGAGGTCCTGAAGCTGGCATGA
- a CDS encoding HAD hydrolase-like protein: MSMLFQPGSPELQIYRDYARSMGPLASLDPIPFTTLEELADLYDGFLLDSYGVLNRAEEPIPLAAEGVEWLKSIGRKVRVLTNNAALSEEDNRSLLSSIGIPLEHGEVVCSGSLLARERERLGIEGPVFYMGLASGREYLRQAGLVTTDKPEATRVVVLGSSRGYRMRRIAEAQKILSQEGSLLVVLNPDAVAPRPGGVMARVSGVTARSLARGTGCKVALLGKPFGEIYSLALERIGLPADRVVAIGDTLATDILGARHAGISSALVLTGVTAPERARAEAKSWGIWPHRILPDLRPPVYERMSD; encoded by the coding sequence GTGTCCATGTTGTTTCAGCCCGGCTCGCCGGAACTCCAGATCTACCGAGACTACGCACGCTCCATGGGGCCTTTGGCCAGCTTGGATCCGATCCCTTTCACCACGCTGGAAGAGCTCGCCGACCTGTATGATGGATTCCTCCTGGATTCCTACGGGGTGCTCAACCGTGCCGAAGAGCCCATCCCGCTTGCTGCAGAGGGCGTGGAATGGCTGAAATCGATCGGACGCAAGGTGCGCGTGCTCACCAACAATGCAGCCCTGTCCGAAGAGGACAACCGAAGCCTTCTGTCCAGCATCGGCATCCCCCTGGAACATGGGGAAGTCGTGTGCTCCGGGTCGCTTTTGGCTCGCGAACGCGAACGTCTGGGAATCGAGGGGCCGGTCTTTTACATGGGTCTTGCCTCCGGACGGGAGTACTTGCGTCAGGCGGGACTGGTCACCACGGACAAGCCCGAGGCCACACGCGTGGTGGTTTTGGGAAGTTCGCGGGGTTACCGCATGCGCCGGATCGCCGAGGCCCAGAAAATCTTGTCGCAGGAAGGCAGCCTTCTGGTGGTTCTCAACCCCGATGCCGTGGCGCCCCGCCCTGGCGGCGTGATGGCGAGGGTTTCCGGGGTCACTGCGCGCTCCTTGGCGCGCGGAACCGGCTGCAAGGTCGCCCTGCTGGGCAAGCCGTTCGGTGAGATCTACTCCCTTGCCTTGGAGCGGATCGGCCTTCCCGCCGATCGGGTGGTGGCCATTGGTGACACCCTCGCTACCGATATTCTGGGGGCCCGGCATGCGGGAATCTCCAGTGCACTGGTCCTGACAGGCGTGACCGCTCCGGAGCGAGCACGCGCCGAAGCCAAGTCTTGGGGCATCTGGCCGCATCGGATTCTTCCCGATTTGCGACCTCCGGTCTACGAACGCATGTCAGATTGA
- a CDS encoding bifunctional nuclease family protein: MSFDEWKYLPVEVEALTLSSEGFMVLLRHADSHKGLPIFIGAPEAHSIAQALSETSVARPLTHDLFKSVLDELGSEIVRALVTEKQEGTYFARVVFTRNGEEVESDSRPSDAIALALRFKAPIFVDLELWEQSSVVFARQGESEHEPSQDAIEQLQRRLAEALEKERYEEAARLRDELKRLHGGN; this comes from the coding sequence ATGTCCTTCGACGAATGGAAATACCTCCCCGTGGAGGTGGAAGCCCTGACCCTCTCCAGCGAGGGATTCATGGTTCTCTTGCGTCATGCCGACTCCCACAAGGGATTGCCCATCTTCATCGGTGCGCCCGAGGCCCACAGCATCGCCCAGGCCTTGTCGGAAACTTCCGTGGCTCGCCCGCTCACCCACGACCTGTTCAAGTCCGTTCTGGACGAACTTGGGTCGGAAATTGTCCGGGCCTTGGTCACCGAAAAGCAGGAAGGCACCTATTTCGCACGGGTGGTTTTCACGCGAAACGGCGAGGAAGTGGAATCCGATTCCCGTCCATCCGACGCCATCGCCCTGGCCCTCCGTTTCAAAGCCCCGATCTTCGTGGATCTGGAGCTTTGGGAACAGTCCTCCGTGGTCTTCGCGCGCCAAGGCGAATCCGAACATGAACCCAGCCAGGACGCGATCGAACAGCTCCAGAGGCGCTTGGCCGAGGCCTTGGAAAAGGAGCGCTACGAGGAAGCCGCACGGCTTCGCGACGAGCTGAAGCGACTGCACGGCGGGAACTGA
- a CDS encoding sugar transferase, translated as MAALLVWNGFSAEFRIPASFFEQSMASSIVLVLSGGWFGLYRAGRTFLDVVENRSLLRAILVAASGTRLLLFLMKVPVDALFFAFLWISITVCLYFVHRSFRGFCEALRVRGYAEVSALIYGAGQTGRKLASQLRRAPEMGIQVVGFLDDREGMVGSSIDGIPVLGDFLALDRLLAQGRARKLYIALPQVPRRTVLDILDVCRTRKVPFHFVPTLPEPLLPMVELREVEGIPLMGPPPMPMGFWTRLRRRCVALSFGLPAWVLYRLALLWVWIVRDPTSAIFHTRRVVSQGGKVVVLRRFRGEFGASTLARWTAAAFGLLRLDSLPLCLSLIRGELALVGPRPLPLRQAAMLPPEQRFRFLQPAGLTGIWRIGKLENEVIDDLEADIQYARHQSLLLDLAIVLRTLDLPGRG; from the coding sequence TTGGCCGCCCTTTTGGTGTGGAACGGGTTTTCGGCGGAGTTTCGGATTCCCGCATCGTTTTTCGAGCAATCGATGGCCTCCTCGATCGTGCTGGTCTTGAGCGGCGGGTGGTTCGGGCTGTATCGGGCAGGGCGAACGTTCCTGGACGTCGTGGAAAACCGTTCTCTGCTGCGTGCGATTTTGGTGGCAGCCTCGGGAACCCGGCTTTTGCTGTTTTTGATGAAAGTTCCCGTGGATGCGCTGTTTTTCGCCTTCCTGTGGATATCCATCACGGTCTGTCTGTACTTCGTGCACCGCAGCTTCCGTGGATTCTGCGAAGCTTTGCGGGTCCGCGGGTACGCGGAGGTTTCCGCGCTGATCTATGGTGCGGGCCAAACCGGTCGGAAATTGGCATCCCAGCTGCGTCGAGCGCCGGAAATGGGAATCCAAGTCGTCGGATTTTTGGACGACAGGGAAGGAATGGTCGGGTCGAGCATCGATGGGATCCCTGTTTTGGGCGATTTTCTGGCGTTGGATCGACTTCTGGCCCAAGGACGGGCGAGGAAGTTGTACATCGCCTTGCCTCAAGTTCCGCGCCGCACGGTTCTCGATATCCTCGATGTCTGCAGAACGCGCAAAGTTCCATTCCATTTCGTCCCGACTCTTCCCGAGCCGCTCTTGCCCATGGTCGAGTTGCGGGAAGTCGAAGGCATTCCCTTGATGGGGCCTCCTCCGATGCCGATGGGTTTCTGGACACGCTTGCGTCGCCGATGCGTCGCCTTGTCCTTCGGTCTGCCGGCTTGGGTCCTGTACCGCTTGGCGCTCCTATGGGTTTGGATCGTACGGGATCCGACCTCTGCGATCTTCCATACGCGCCGTGTGGTCAGTCAGGGAGGGAAGGTCGTGGTGCTGCGTCGCTTTCGAGGAGAATTCGGTGCCTCGACCCTTGCTCGTTGGACCGCGGCAGCATTCGGACTCCTGCGCCTGGACAGCTTGCCTCTTTGCTTGAGCCTCATCCGAGGCGAGCTTGCCTTGGTGGGGCCGCGTCCGCTGCCATTGCGGCAAGCGGCGATGCTCCCTCCCGAACAGCGGTTCCGCTTTCTCCAACCGGCTGGACTCACCGGCATTTGGAGGATCGGCAAGCTGGAAAACGAAGTGATCGACGATCTGGAAGCCGACATCCAGTATGCCCGCCACCAGTCCCTTTTGCTCGATCTTGCCATTGTTCTGAGAACCTTGGATTTGCCTGGCCGCGGTTGA
- a CDS encoding divalent-cation tolerance protein CutA, with translation MTDFRLVYIPVPDEACGREIGKRLVERGLAACANILPRMTSIYRWEGKLEEDREALLLAKTHAENLTELQTVVKELHPYRLPCVVALTIDGGLPAYLDWLKDNTRVRH, from the coding sequence ATGACCGACTTCCGACTGGTCTACATCCCCGTTCCCGACGAGGCCTGCGGCCGGGAGATCGGGAAGCGTCTGGTGGAACGAGGGCTGGCCGCCTGCGCGAACATCCTCCCCCGCATGACCTCCATCTACCGTTGGGAAGGGAAGCTGGAAGAAGACAGGGAAGCCCTGCTGTTGGCCAAGACCCATGCGGAAAACCTTACCGAGCTCCAGACCGTGGTGAAGGAACTCCATCCCTACCGGCTTCCCTGCGTGGTCGCGCTGACCATTGATGGGGGGCTTCCCGCCTACCTGGACTGGCTCAAGGACAATACTCGCGTTCGGCACTGA
- a CDS encoding pyridoxal phosphate-dependent aminotransferase — MKSLSSTVLALAPSMTVAIDTRAKALQASGLDVVGLGAGEPDFDTPDHIKEAAIASLREGRTKYTAPTGIPELKRAVSDKLLRENQVRIAPEQVVITSGVKHAVANVLQTLLNPGDEVVIPAPYWVTYPELVKLYGGTPVFIPTSVETQYKITPAQLEAAITPHTKALILCNPSNPTGMVYGKADLEAFAEILVRHDVYVVTDEIYEHILYDERTPLSIASLGPEILSRSLIVNGLSKAYAMTGWRVGYFAGPAPIAKAIGALQSQATHHPANPSQYAAVAALDGGLDFVHEMVREFSLRRDFVVGSLQSIPGVIAPNPEGAFYALPEVSHFYGRKTPAGKTISGSLDLCEFLLADHLLAVVPGIAFGDDRCIRLSYATSMQNLERAMVRLKSGLSSLV, encoded by the coding sequence ATGAAGTCTCTATCGTCCACCGTCCTTGCCCTGGCGCCTTCCATGACGGTGGCTATCGATACACGCGCCAAAGCACTCCAGGCATCCGGGTTGGATGTGGTTGGTCTCGGAGCCGGTGAACCGGATTTCGACACGCCAGACCACATCAAGGAAGCGGCGATCGCTTCCTTGCGGGAAGGTCGTACCAAGTACACCGCTCCCACCGGCATTCCGGAACTCAAGCGGGCCGTCTCGGACAAACTCCTTCGCGAGAACCAAGTCCGCATCGCACCGGAGCAGGTGGTCATCACCTCGGGTGTGAAGCATGCGGTCGCCAATGTTCTCCAGACTCTGCTCAATCCGGGCGACGAAGTGGTGATCCCTGCTCCGTACTGGGTCACCTATCCGGAACTGGTGAAGCTCTACGGGGGAACGCCCGTGTTCATCCCCACGTCGGTGGAGACCCAATACAAGATCACTCCCGCCCAACTGGAAGCGGCCATCACGCCGCACACCAAGGCGCTGATCCTTTGCAATCCGTCCAACCCCACGGGGATGGTCTATGGCAAAGCCGATCTCGAGGCGTTCGCGGAAATCCTGGTTCGCCACGACGTGTATGTCGTGACCGACGAGATCTACGAGCACATCCTCTACGACGAACGCACTCCACTGTCCATCGCCTCGTTGGGACCGGAGATTCTGTCCCGGTCCTTGATCGTCAACGGTCTTTCCAAGGCCTACGCCATGACGGGCTGGCGCGTGGGGTACTTCGCGGGCCCTGCTCCCATCGCCAAGGCGATCGGGGCGCTGCAGAGCCAGGCGACCCATCACCCGGCCAATCCATCGCAGTATGCGGCGGTTGCGGCGTTGGATGGCGGCCTGGACTTCGTCCATGAGATGGTGCGCGAGTTCTCCCTGCGTCGGGATTTCGTGGTGGGCAGCCTCCAATCGATTCCCGGTGTGATCGCACCCAATCCGGAAGGCGCGTTCTACGCCCTGCCGGAGGTCTCCCACTTCTACGGACGCAAGACCCCTGCTGGAAAGACAATTTCCGGATCGTTGGATCTTTGCGAATTCCTTCTCGCCGACCACCTTTTGGCCGTTGTTCCAGGCATCGCCTTCGGCGATGATCGGTGCATACGCCTTTCCTACGCCACTTCCATGCAGAATCTGGAAAGAGCCATGGTCAGGCTCAAATCCGGGCTCTCTTCCTTGGTCTGA
- a CDS encoding serine/threonine protein kinase: MPAPAPTHIGRYLLEAEIGRGGAGAVWRARDPLLQREVAIKLLSGPMPGEEHNDTQRFLAEARAIARLVHQNIVVLYDYGAVDGRHWLAMQHVQGCSLSKLVTKEGPLTPVRTVEIARQILRALRYAHSQHLLHRDVKSSNILLDEPTGMALLGDFGIALMADTERLTTEGVALGTPEYMSPEQCQGIELDERSDIYSMGVVLYECLSGKPPFMAEAPLAIAYKHVHESPPPIQRTDLPPAMMAVLRKALAKRKEDRFPSAEAMLEALDQLGDRKPSSSQPVIGNDNLRSGRDRRLPSDRRAIDRRRGMRRGEDPTTEGGTGKPVIPRWALVVGVSLVALVLATFLLVAWFVLSHS; the protein is encoded by the coding sequence ATGCCGGCTCCCGCGCCAACACACATCGGACGATACCTGCTGGAGGCCGAGATCGGTCGCGGCGGTGCGGGAGCTGTGTGGCGCGCGCGGGATCCCTTGTTGCAGCGCGAGGTCGCCATCAAGCTCCTTTCCGGGCCCATGCCGGGGGAGGAGCACAACGACACCCAACGCTTCCTTGCCGAAGCGCGGGCGATCGCCCGGTTGGTCCACCAGAACATCGTGGTGCTCTACGACTATGGCGCGGTGGACGGTCGGCACTGGCTGGCCATGCAACACGTGCAAGGCTGTTCGCTGTCCAAACTCGTCACCAAGGAAGGTCCGCTCACTCCGGTCCGCACCGTGGAAATCGCCCGGCAGATCCTGCGAGCCTTGCGGTATGCCCACAGCCAACATCTGCTCCATCGCGACGTGAAGAGCTCCAACATCCTGTTGGACGAACCCACCGGCATGGCGCTGTTGGGTGATTTCGGGATCGCGCTGATGGCCGATACCGAACGCCTCACCACCGAAGGAGTGGCACTGGGAACCCCCGAGTACATGAGCCCCGAGCAATGCCAGGGAATCGAGCTGGACGAACGATCCGACATCTACTCGATGGGTGTGGTCCTCTACGAATGCCTGTCCGGCAAGCCGCCCTTCATGGCCGAGGCCCCGCTGGCGATCGCCTACAAGCACGTCCACGAAAGCCCTCCACCCATCCAACGGACGGATTTGCCACCGGCCATGATGGCCGTGCTGCGCAAGGCACTGGCCAAGCGCAAGGAAGATCGGTTCCCCTCCGCGGAGGCCATGCTGGAAGCGCTGGATCAGCTCGGGGACCGCAAGCCATCTTCCAGCCAGCCTGTGATCGGAAACGACAACCTTCGCTCGGGCCGAGATCGTCGGCTTCCCAGTGACCGCCGTGCCATCGATCGCCGTCGAGGCATGCGCCGTGGGGAAGACCCCACCACCGAAGGCGGGACAGGAAAGCCCGTGATCCCGCGCTGGGCTCTGGTGGTCGGGGTCTCGCTCGTGGCACTGGTTCTCGCCACGTTCCTGCTGGTCGCCTGGTTTGTCCTCTCCCATTCCTGA
- a CDS encoding bifunctional chorismate mutase/prephenate dehydratase has protein sequence MSDANRPAKAASRLKIAYEGQPGAYSEMAIRQLHGANVDAIGCPDFPSVHEMLRSGAVDQAALPVENTLAGTASLHDNWDILAEEGYHAVAETVVHVHHCLMAMPGTKIADLREVRVHPQPIIQCKQTMQRLIPQAQIVRGDTAASARQLSESREEGVGVIASRLAAETYGLDILHEGMEDNPCNFTRFLMASRNAIEPPRGTASKCSLAFTLDNAGPGSLFRALGCFALRDIDLARIESRPIPGSAWRYRFFIDIRLAAGDEKAMRAVEHLSEMVTELSVIGTYPAWPEVP, from the coding sequence ATGTCCGATGCCAATCGTCCAGCCAAAGCCGCCTCCCGCCTGAAGATCGCCTACGAAGGCCAACCCGGGGCGTATTCCGAAATGGCCATCCGCCAATTGCACGGCGCGAACGTCGATGCGATCGGATGCCCGGATTTCCCTTCCGTCCACGAAATGCTCCGCTCGGGTGCGGTGGACCAGGCCGCCTTGCCGGTGGAAAACACCCTGGCCGGGACCGCGAGCCTCCACGACAACTGGGACATCCTGGCCGAGGAAGGCTACCACGCGGTGGCGGAAACTGTCGTGCACGTCCACCACTGCCTGATGGCCATGCCCGGCACGAAAATCGCGGATCTACGCGAGGTCCGCGTCCATCCGCAGCCCATCATCCAGTGCAAGCAGACGATGCAGCGGCTGATCCCCCAGGCCCAGATCGTACGCGGCGACACCGCCGCCTCCGCCCGCCAGCTTTCCGAAAGCCGCGAGGAAGGCGTGGGCGTGATCGCCTCGCGCCTGGCTGCGGAGACCTACGGCTTGGACATCCTCCACGAGGGCATGGAGGACAATCCCTGCAACTTCACGCGTTTTTTGATGGCTTCCCGCAACGCGATCGAACCGCCTCGCGGCACCGCCTCCAAATGCAGCCTGGCCTTCACGCTCGACAACGCCGGCCCCGGCAGTCTGTTTCGCGCCCTGGGGTGCTTCGCGCTGCGCGATATCGACTTGGCGCGCATCGAATCCCGTCCCATTCCGGGCTCCGCCTGGCGCTACCGATTCTTCATCGACATCCGGCTGGCCGCCGGCGACGAGAAGGCGATGCGGGCCGTGGAGCACTTGTCGGAAATGGTCACGGAGCTTTCCGTGATCGGGACCTATCCCGCTTGGCCCGAAGTGCCCTGA
- a CDS encoding site-specific DNA-methyltransferase: MSADASSSAGPTGFLLQGDNLEVLTGLLDRYAGRCKLVLADPPYNAKNRKDYHDDFDSDQWLAALESRIPVFCRFLSDDGILAFHIDDSEQAHLQTLLDRLLGRQLRLNTVCVKMSELSGVKMRYQDRLLPRVKEYILLYGKSQGARLHPLRKAKSPERLEAYLDYYRGYLENPQDPVESWRITPLREEMKRQNLSDALPSLRRFQLEHAERIVYRTNNRWFQSLAPEQRPTSTFARMVSPWGESYVWWEGKQMLFLADHLDEPLSDLWTDISTINLGREGGIAFPSGKKPEALALRILELCSRPGDLVLDPFCGSATTAAVAHKSGRDWITVEQDPAIFQRARGRLESVVSGTDPTGTTDTLGWKGGGAFQWGSHPDGPFASFQSP, translated from the coding sequence ATGAGCGCGGATGCGTCCTCGAGCGCCGGACCGACCGGATTTCTCCTCCAGGGAGACAATCTCGAGGTGCTGACGGGCCTGTTGGATCGCTACGCGGGCCGCTGCAAACTGGTCCTGGCCGATCCGCCGTACAATGCGAAAAACCGCAAGGACTACCACGACGATTTCGACTCCGACCAGTGGCTGGCGGCATTGGAATCCCGCATCCCGGTGTTTTGCCGTTTTCTGTCCGACGACGGAATCCTCGCCTTCCACATCGACGATTCCGAGCAGGCGCACCTGCAGACCCTGCTCGATCGCCTGCTGGGCCGACAACTTCGGCTGAACACGGTGTGCGTGAAGATGAGCGAACTTTCCGGCGTGAAGATGCGCTACCAGGATCGATTGCTTCCCCGGGTGAAGGAATACATCCTCCTGTACGGCAAGAGCCAGGGCGCCAGACTCCACCCGCTGCGCAAGGCCAAGTCTCCCGAACGGTTGGAAGCCTACCTCGACTACTACCGGGGCTACCTGGAAAACCCCCAGGACCCGGTCGAATCCTGGCGGATCACGCCCCTGCGGGAGGAGATGAAAAGGCAAAATCTGTCTGACGCCCTCCCCTCCCTGCGCCGGTTCCAGCTCGAGCACGCCGAACGGATCGTGTACCGCACCAACAACCGGTGGTTCCAAAGCCTCGCACCGGAGCAGCGACCCACCTCCACCTTCGCGCGGATGGTCTCGCCGTGGGGGGAATCCTACGTGTGGTGGGAGGGCAAGCAGATGCTGTTTCTGGCCGACCACCTCGACGAGCCGCTTTCCGACCTTTGGACCGACATCAGCACCATCAATCTGGGGCGCGAAGGCGGCATCGCCTTTCCCAGTGGCAAGAAACCGGAAGCCCTCGCCCTGCGGATCCTGGAACTTTGCTCACGACCGGGCGACCTGGTGCTGGATCCGTTCTGCGGATCGGCCACCACGGCGGCGGTAGCCCACAAATCCGGGCGCGATTGGATCACGGTCGAGCAGGACCCCGCCATTTTCCAACGTGCCCGAGGGCGTCTGGAATCGGTGGTTTCAGGCACGGACCCCACGGGAACCACCGATACCCTGGGCTGGAAAGGCGGTGGCGCCTTCCAATGGGGAAGCCACCCGGATGGACCTTTCGCATCTTTCCAGTCACCATGA
- a CDS encoding YraN family protein — MPDSRRITGKEGEDLAAVHLERKGIRILHRNWRHGRGELDLIGVAPDSTIVFVEVKTARGQWAGDPGEWITPQKQLRVSRLALAWLVRNQATGRLVRFDAVLVRKGAVEHVEDAFRPPLTGF, encoded by the coding sequence ATTCCTGATTCGCGCCGCATCACGGGAAAAGAGGGCGAAGACCTTGCGGCGGTCCATTTGGAGCGCAAGGGCATCCGCATCCTTCACCGGAACTGGCGTCACGGTCGGGGAGAATTGGATCTGATCGGGGTCGCTCCGGACAGCACGATCGTGTTCGTGGAAGTGAAAACCGCCAGAGGCCAATGGGCGGGGGATCCAGGGGAATGGATCACGCCACAAAAGCAGCTGCGGGTGAGCCGACTCGCCCTGGCTTGGCTGGTCCGCAACCAAGCGACAGGTCGCCTGGTAAGGTTCGATGCGGTGCTGGTTCGCAAAGGGGCCGTGGAGCACGTCGAAGACGCATTCCGGCCCCCTCTGACCGGGTTCTAG